From one Nilaparvata lugens isolate BPH chromosome 2, ASM1435652v1, whole genome shotgun sequence genomic stretch:
- the LOC120349778 gene encoding uncharacterized protein LOC120349778: MSPRIVLLQIAVSFITISNSITLVRGSPWLGGSNNFNRPGSLDKFPKNWDDSGSPNGYPWYCKRLHKKIFIDEQIFPFGPCNFEDDNTDYFDDSDDGYSQNSIRQSNRNRDNEKSLGIASFNAPSNQGNQLKISKPKKPQIPSFNAHESSGFHGLEKGVMDNDNSGLDNSIGKTGSTHEYQQRSEFQAPGELLQARNYMKSLTANSNAHLSRDKFSFANEELFEDPSRFMIHNSPIKSSVKQETSRRISGERQGNSRENINDQLDRDKILSILNSKGKYDLDDYRSLEKFFNPSHQASSNTDNDDRYFKFSTKQSSNNRSDEKNNSSTPVNQTTPKSILKKKNFQESKDVPPQYYHYTSSLQNAPNLRFNQVIPPSYHGVKSGSFSINGFGPFNHVQDESALQESKTFFGMNSTSDEY, translated from the coding sequence ATTGCTGTATCATTTATCACTATCAGCAACTCAATAACATTGGTAAGAGGATCACCATGGCTTGGCGGTTCTAACAATTTCAACAGGCCAGGATCTCTcgataaatttccaaaaaactggGATGACTCAGGATCACCTAACGGCTACCCTTGGTACTGCAAACGACTACATAAGAAGATCTTCATTGACGAGCAAATATTCCCTTTCGGCCCGTGCAATTTTGAAGATGACAACACGGATTATTTTGATGATAGTGACGATGGATACTCACAGAATTCTATACGACAGAGCAATCGAAATCGTGATAACGAGAAGAGTCTTGGCATAGCAAGTTTTAATGCCCCTTCAAATCAAGGCAATCAGCTGAAAATCTCAAAGCCCAAAAAACCTCAAATACCGAGCTTCAATGCTCATGAAAGCTCAGGCTTCCATGGTCTCGAAAAGGGAGTGATGGATAATGACAACTCAGGTTTGGATAATAGTATCGGGAAGACTGGATCAACACATGAATATCAACAAAGATCAGAATTTCAAGCTCCTGGAGAACTATTgcaggcaagaaattatatgaaAAGTTTGACTGCCAATTCTAATGCACATCTATCAAGGGATAAGTTCTCATTTGCAAATGAAGAATTGTTTGAAGACCCCAGTAGATTCATGATACATAACTCACCAATCAAATCTTCCGTCAAGCAGGAAACTAGCAGGAGAATCTCCGGTGAAAGACAAGGTAACTCCAGGGAAAACATCAATGACCAACTAGATAGAGATAAAATTCTATCAATACTCAATTCTAAGGGCAAATACGACCTGGATGATTACAGAAGTCTTGAGAAATTCTTCAACCCGTCTCATCAAGCGTCATCTAACACAGACAATGATGatagatattttaaattttcaaccaAGCAATCCAGCAACAACAGAAgtgatgagaaaaataattcgAGTACGCCCGTAAACCAAACTACACCTAAGTCGattttgaagaagaaaaactttcaaGAATCCAAAGATGTGCCCCCACAGTACTACCATTACACATCTAGCCTTCAAAACGCACCCAATCTACGTTTCAACCAAGTAATTCCGCCTTCATATCATGGAGTCAAATCAGGATCATTCAGCATCAATGGATTCGGCCCGTTCAACCACGTTCAAGATGAGTCAGCTCTGCAAGAGTCAAAAACATTTTTCGGTATGAATAGTACATCTGacgaatattaa